A portion of the Cervus elaphus chromosome X, mCerEla1.1, whole genome shotgun sequence genome contains these proteins:
- the LOC122689816 gene encoding DDB1- and CUL4-associated factor 12-like protein 2, with product MAPQQPGNRKREAPAPQEAAAGSAAVDADGPQPPKKPRRMVVRRSLVNYLKGREVGARGRAGFPGFDSELRGFAVRKLPELLRERELPLGTVDKVFASQWLNAKQVVCGTKCNTLFVVDVQSGQITRIPLMRDRRPPPARAQPGCGIHAVQLNPSKTLLATGGENPNSLAIYRLPTLDPLCLGDRHGHKDWIFALAWMSDTVVVSGSRDGTLGVWKIDPDIFRSSIAWHSDAGLPVYGHIRPAEVEDVPRAGTNPGNCKVRAVAFSAKRQELGAVTMDGYFHLWKARNTLSRLLSIRLPYCRENVCLTYCDELSLYAVGSQSHVSFLDLRQGHQSVRHLCSREGGTGVRSLSFYEHIITVGTGHGSLLFYDIRAQKFLEEKITVSPYSSPRPTGRRFRLICGRGWLSQDDLRMNYFGAFGELPNALYTHCYNWPEMKLFVAGGPLPSGLRGNYAGLWS from the coding sequence ATGGCCCCGCAGCAACCAGGTAACAGGAAACGGGAAGCGCCCGCGCCCCAGGAGGCCGCCGCGGGCTCGGCGGCGGTGGACGCAGACGGCCCGCAGCCGCCCAAGAAGCCCAGGCGGATGGTGGTGCGGCGCTCGCTGGTGAACTACCTGAAGGGGCGCGAGGTGGGCGCGCGGGGCCGCGCCGGGTTCCCGGGCTTCGATAGCGAGCTGCGTGGCTTCGCGGTGCGGAAGCTGCCAGAGCTGCTGCGGGAGCGCGAGCTGCCCTTGGGCACCGTCGACAAGGTGTTCGCGTCGCAGTGGCTGAACGCCAAGCAGGTGGTGTGCGGTACCAAGTGCAACACGCTCTTCGTGGTGGACGTGCAGTCGGGCCAGATAACGCGCATCCCGCTCATGCGGGATCGTCGGCCCCCGCCGGCCCGCGCCCAGCCGGGCTGCGGCATCCATGCCGTCCAGCTGAATCCCTCCAAGACGCTGCTGGCCACCGGGGGCGAGAACCCCAACAGCCTGGCCATCTACCGGTTGCCAACGCTGGATCCCCTGTGCCTGGGCGACCGCCACGGCCACAAGGACTGGATCTTCGCCCTCGCCTGGATGAGCGACACGGTGGTGGTGAGCGGCTCCCGCGACGGCACCTTGGGCGTCTGGAAGATAGACCCCGACATATTCCGGAGCAGCATCGCCTGGCACAGCGACGCAGGGCTCCCCGTGTATGGCCACATCCGTCCCGCGGAAGTGGAGGATGTCCCCAGGGCCGGAACCAACCCAGGTAACTGCAAGGTGAGGGCCGTGGCCTTCAGCGCCAAGAGGCAGGAGCTGGGAGCCGTGACCATGGATGGCTACTTCCACCTGTGGAAAGCCCGGAATACCCTGTCCAGGCTGCTGTCCATCAGGCTGCCTTACTGCCGAGAGAATGTATGCCTGACCTACTGCGATGAGTTGTCCCTGTATGCGGTGGGCTCCCAGTCGCATGTCTCTTTCCTGGATCTGCGCCAGGGTCACCAGAGCGTCCGGCACCTGTGCTCCCGCGAGGGCGGCACGGGTGTGCGCTCCCTGAGCTTCTATGAGCACATCATCACCGTGGGCACCGGCCACGGCTCTCTGCTCTTCTATGACATCCGTGCGCAGAAGTTCCTGGAGGAGAAGATCACGGTCAGCCCGTACTCCTCTCCGCGGCCCACAGGGAGGAGGTTCAGACTGATTTGTGGCAGAGGCTGGCTCAGCCAAGATGACCTGCGGATGAACTACTTCGGTGCCTTCGGCGAGTTGCCCAACGCGCTCTACACCCACTGCTACAACTGGCCGGAGATGAAGCTCTTCGTCGCTGGCGGCCCTCTCCCTTCAGGCCTCCGTGGAAACTATGCAGGCCTCTGGAGCTAA